In the Arachis hypogaea cultivar Tifrunner chromosome 20, arahy.Tifrunner.gnm2.J5K5, whole genome shotgun sequence genome, agttattttcttctctcaATTATCATGCGTGGCTTATTTTTATGCAGGTTACTAGCTCAGCTGATCTAACCTAGCTGAATTCTAGGTGCCTAAGCCTAACTTTTACCTAActtattttttactataatttttgaatattaaataattatttatttttatatttttaaaattaaatattaatttttaatatttttagtaaattaggTAAACACTTTTAGATACTATAGCAATCACCTCTAACCTAATATGTTTTTTGGTTTTGCTAATAGATAATAATAACTTTTGTAAACAATGTAAATAATAACTCTAGAATTGattcaataaagtaaaaaaatattctacTCTCAAATTACTTCCTAAACTTTAATATTATAATAACCATTTGCATACCTAATAAATTGAATATCCAGCCATTATTAATTGTGCATgagtaaatcgaataaaaaaaataatcatccaattaaaaataatgaacataatcatcGGCATACCAATTGAATTAAACATAAGACATAtcaattgttcacattgtttaatattctcATTATCTATCTatactttttctatattttttctattttttttatttttaaggaaaaatagttaactatatataatttaattttcatgcatGGCGATaacaaaaaccaaaaatagaTAGAGGAATAGTCGCAAGCAGAAGATAACCAAAAAAAAGAGTTACTATTTTGAGTAACACCAAGTTAAACTTATAAGCCATGTTCTATATGGTTGTAAATGTTATTGAATTCTATACCGACTAAAACAATAGAcacacaaaaaggaaaagaaaactatGATCCTTATATTATAACGGTTTAACTAGAGAATTTCGATTCACGATGAGATGTGTTGGGAATGGAAGgattgaagaaaataaaaaggaggCCTGTTTGAGGAGATGAAGTAGAATGAGAAGCAATATGGCTCCAAAAGAAGCAGCAAGTGtcgcatgatgatgatgatgaggtgaTTTTGCTGCGAGATAAACACAATCCAGAAATATGAAAAGCCAGCTTAGCCTTTCCATAAGCCCCTTAATCCTCTGCAACATGATTCTGTTGTTGCCGGCGGCGGCGATTCTGCATATAATCCTGAAACAGAGAACCCCAACAACCATGAAAGTGGTGAGTGACCAAGCCCTGTACCTAACCACCTTCCCTCCCACCACCAGCTCCTCTTTCCTGCACACACAAGAATCGCACTCTCCTGACAATCTCGAATTCTTCATCGCGTCCAAGCCCGTGTAATAAGGCACCACCACATAGTCCAGGTACAGGCTTGCATGCAGGATTCCTGATACTGTCGATGCTGCAAACAATGCATACCTCAagtccttcttcttcttgttctcatcttcttcttcctcttcctcctcctcctcctgagAGTCAAAGACCAATGCAGAGATGAGGACCAGGTGGAGAATTGCAGGGCCAGTGGATGATATTGGGAATAATGTGTTGATTTGAGGACCCTTTGCAAAGGTTAAGATCACTAGTGGGAGTGATATTGGTCCACATGGAAGCAGGTACCTTGTTGTTCTTTGtgttgatgaagaagaagaagaagaagaataacgaGACCTTGCAATGGTAGCAACAATCACAAGTGTCACCAAATAAGAAGCTGTCGCGAAGAGGAGGACCAAGATATCAACATAAGGTGGGTAATTTGCAGGGTAAGTTGTCTCGCACACATAATGGTAAGGGCAATTCAGTAAATCTAAGGTTTCCTCGACTTGCCAGCTAGTGCATTTGAAGAATGTGGCGGCGGCATGGGAATCTGCTTCTGTTAAGGTTAGGTCCCGTCCAGGTTGGATTGTTGGGAGCATTTTATTCTCAATTCGCTTAGCTTGCTTTAATTTGTTTTGTTCTGCTGTGTTGCATCTGTTAAATtaactttattattattgttatggtTGGATATTGTTGTTGGTGGTATGAATTAGAACTAGACCAAGAAAGACCAACTAACCAAGTTTATTTCCCACTCCATAGTCCATATATAGAGAGGAAAAGTGTTGGTTTCAATGGGAAGCGTATTGGTGAGTGGAAGGAAGCAAG is a window encoding:
- the LOC112785104 gene encoding uncharacterized protein, with translation MLPTIQPGRDLTLTEADSHAAATFFKCTSWQVEETLDLLNCPYHYVCETTYPANYPPYVDILVLLFATASYLVTLVIVATIARSRYSSSSSSSSTQRTTRYLLPCGPISLPLVILTFAKGPQINTLFPISSTGPAILHLVLISALVFDSQEEEEEEEEEDENKKKKDLRYALFAASTVSGILHASLYLDYVVVPYYTGLDAMKNSRLSGECDSCVCRKEELVVGGKVVRYRAWSLTTFMVVGVLCFRIICRIAAAGNNRIMLQRIKGLMERLSWLFIFLDCVYLAAKSPHHHHHATLAASFGAILLLILLHLLKQASFLFSSILPFPTHLIVNRNSLVKPL